In bacterium, a single genomic region encodes these proteins:
- a CDS encoding class I SAM-dependent methyltransferase, whose product MLNDEKIKDYYRYVENYDWTHVSDIFVGPETLLHRNRSKKIIKLINQHLMENGKFLDIGCGTGLITRHLPPGSTGLDINPRNLEKAKKYAPQINFVEGDAEKTKFPNETFDLIVCTEVLEHFLDPSKTLREIKRILKPEGIFIGSVPSKGLLWKLRFLSRTCGTKEPYHKHYLKTEITNLLKNSFKETTIIGDTIKMNWFFVCRNKIN is encoded by the coding sequence ATGCTTAATGACGAAAAAATAAAAGATTATTACCGCTATGTTGAAAACTACGATTGGACACATGTAAGCGATATTTTTGTCGGACCAGAAACGTTACTTCACCGCAATCGATCAAAAAAAATTATAAAATTAATCAATCAGCATCTTATGGAAAACGGTAAGTTTCTGGATATTGGATGTGGAACAGGGCTTATTACACGCCATTTGCCTCCAGGCTCTACCGGCCTGGATATTAACCCGAGAAATTTGGAAAAAGCCAAAAAATACGCTCCACAAATTAATTTTGTAGAAGGCGATGCAGAAAAAACAAAATTTCCAAATGAAACATTTGACTTAATAGTTTGTACTGAAGTGCTTGAACATTTTCTTGATCCTTCAAAAACACTAAGAGAAATTAAAAGAATTTTAAAACCGGAAGGAATATTCATAGGTTCCGTGCCGAGCAAGGGACTGCTTTGGAAATTAAGATTTTTATCAAGAACTTGTGGAACCAAAGAGCCATACCATAAACATTATTTAAAAACAGAAATAACCAATCTCCTAAAGAATAGCTTCAAAGAAACAACTATTATCGGCGACACAATAAAAATGAATTGGTTTTTTGTTTGTCGAAACAAAATAAATTAA
- a CDS encoding NAD(P)-dependent oxidoreductase gives MVKNIIKTKKVLILGASGMLAADLIKVFSASKKYALTAWGFRDLDITNEEAVKEKIGKFKPDIIINAAAYTAVDQAEKEFDKAMAVNGYALKNLAEIASETGACLVHYSTDYVFDGKNPKGYKEDSEPNPVSAYGQSKFVGEQMISMTAFHNSGGGCAGCGAGHGCDKIKAMKPLNYYIIRSSWLYGKNGKNFVDTMVGLAAKHKELKVVKDQRGSPTFTVDLAKATKDLIEKDLSFGIYHFTNKTPKKGINWYDFAREIFKIKKIKVAVKPVTTKEFYSGNKNYLAKRPAYSMLINTKLPSARNWKEALKDYLKEK, from the coding sequence ATGGTAAAAAATATTATAAAAACTAAAAAAGTACTTATTTTGGGCGCTTCCGGCATGCTGGCGGCTGATTTGATCAAAGTTTTTTCCGCCAGCAAAAAATACGCGTTAACCGCTTGGGGTTTTAGGGATCTTGATATTACCAATGAAGAAGCGGTAAAAGAAAAGATTGGCAAGTTTAAACCTGATATTATTATCAACGCTGCGGCTTATACGGCAGTAGATCAGGCGGAAAAAGAATTTGACAAAGCGATGGCGGTAAATGGCTATGCTTTGAAAAATTTAGCGGAAATCGCGAGCGAGACTGGCGCTTGCCTGGTGCATTACAGCACGGATTATGTTTTTGACGGCAAAAACCCAAAGGGATACAAAGAGGATTCGGAGCCGAATCCCGTCAGCGCTTACGGACAATCGAAATTCGTCGGTGAGCAGATGATCTCGATGACAGCGTTTCATAATTCCGGCGGAGGGTGCGCCGGCTGCGGTGCGGGGCATGGATGCGATAAAATTAAGGCTATGAAACCCCTGAATTATTATATTATCCGCAGTTCCTGGCTTTATGGGAAAAATGGTAAAAATTTCGTAGATACAATGGTTGGTTTGGCAGCAAAGCACAAAGAATTAAAAGTGGTCAAAGACCAGCGTGGAAGCCCGACTTTTACCGTGGATTTAGCCAAGGCAACCAAAGATTTGATAGAGAAAGATCTTTCCTTCGGTATTTATCATTTTACGAACAAAACCCCTAAAAAGGGGATTAACTGGTATGATTTTGCGCGCGAAATTTTCAAAATTAAAAAGATCAAAGTGGCGGTTAAACCGGTTACGACCAAAGAATTTTACAGCGGCAATAAAAATTATTTGGCTAAGCGGCCGGCGTATTCCATGCTTATCAACACCAAATTGCCGTCAGCGAGGAATTGGAAAGAAGCATTGAAAGATTACTTAAAAGAAAAATAA
- a CDS encoding polyprenol monophosphomannose synthase, which produces MALTQKNTTIVIPTYNEAENIVSICQEILKHLPAAKIIIVDDDSRDNTEKIANSLVQKNSRVRFISRKGKTRSFAQSYIEGFKAAIADNADYIIQMDADFSHNPKYLPLIVENLENYDVVIGSRYIKGGKVENWPLIRRLISRSGSIYSQLIAGLPLNDPTAGFAGWRKESLEKNHLDEIQSNGYSFQIEMKYNAYKNNLKIKEIPITFTDRQLGASKMRKMIIVEAALFCWKLRFFK; this is translated from the coding sequence ATGGCGCTTACTCAAAAAAATACCACGATCGTTATTCCCACATACAATGAAGCGGAAAATATCGTTTCGATCTGCCAAGAAATCCTGAAACATCTTCCTGCCGCGAAGATTATAATCGTAGACGATGACTCCAGAGACAACACCGAAAAGATCGCGAACTCGCTGGTTCAAAAAAACAGCCGCGTCAGATTTATCAGCCGAAAAGGCAAAACACGAAGCTTTGCCCAGTCTTACATTGAAGGCTTCAAAGCGGCAATCGCCGATAATGCGGACTATATCATCCAAATGGATGCGGATTTCTCGCACAACCCAAAGTACCTTCCATTGATCGTTGAAAATCTTGAAAATTACGATGTGGTGATCGGCTCGCGCTATATAAAAGGCGGCAAGGTTGAAAATTGGCCTCTTATCCGCCGCCTGATCAGCCGTAGTGGAAGCATCTATAGCCAGCTCATCGCCGGACTGCCTTTGAATGATCCGACGGCGGGATTTGCCGGCTGGAGAAAAGAATCTCTCGAAAAAAATCATTTGGACGAAATCCAATCTAACGGCTATTCCTTTCAAATTGAAATGAAATATAACGCTTATAAAAATAATCTCAAAATCAAAGAAATTCCCATAACTTTCACCGACCGACAATTAGGCGCTTCAAAAATGAGAAAAATGATAATCGTGGAAGCGGCTTTATTTTGCTGGAAATTAAGATTTTTTAAATAA
- the galU gene encoding UTP--glucose-1-phosphate uridylyltransferase GalU, translating to MQKITKAILPVAGFGTRFLPVTKALPKEMLPIVDKPIIQYLVEEAVKAGIKEIIFVTGRGKRSIEDHFDDSFELEYNLVEKHKHELLKEIYNISRLAKFAYVRQPKPLGDGHAISCARHLIGNEPCAILFGDDIIDSKVPCIKQLMDVYDKYGDSVVALEKVPKKEVYRYGVVKGVKIEPKTYQLQDIVEKPKVEDAPSDLTIVGKYVITKDVFDALETIKPGNDGEIRLADALKAVLVKNKPVYGLEFTGERYDCGSKIGLLKANVDFALKHKELNGNFREYLKSLKL from the coding sequence ATGCAAAAAATTACAAAAGCAATTTTACCTGTCGCAGGTTTCGGAACCAGATTTTTGCCTGTAACCAAAGCTCTGCCAAAAGAAATGCTGCCGATCGTTGATAAGCCGATCATTCAGTACTTGGTCGAAGAAGCGGTAAAAGCCGGCATTAAAGAAATTATTTTCGTCACCGGCCGCGGCAAGCGCTCGATCGAGGATCATTTTGATGATTCGTTTGAGCTGGAATATAATTTGGTGGAAAAGCATAAACACGAACTTTTGAAGGAGATCTATAATATTTCACGCCTGGCAAAATTCGCTTATGTCCGCCAGCCCAAGCCTCTCGGTGATGGCCATGCGATCAGTTGCGCGCGCCATTTGATCGGTAATGAGCCCTGCGCGATCCTTTTTGGCGACGATATTATTGATTCCAAGGTGCCTTGCATCAAGCAATTAATGGACGTTTATGATAAATACGGCGATTCTGTCGTTGCTCTGGAAAAAGTTCCCAAAAAAGAGGTTTATCGCTATGGTGTGGTTAAAGGCGTTAAAATCGAGCCAAAAACCTATCAATTGCAGGATATTGTGGAAAAACCCAAGGTAGAGGACGCTCCTTCAGATTTGACGATTGTTGGCAAGTATGTCATTACCAAAGATGTCTTTGACGCGCTGGAAACGATTAAGCCTGGAAACGATGGCGAAATTCGCCTGGCAGACGCTTTAAAGGCGGTTTTAGTGAAGAATAAGCCGGTTTATGGCCTGGAATTTACCGGAGAACGCTATGATTGCGGCAGTAAGATCGGACTTTTAAAAGCTAATGTTGATTTCGCGCTAAAACACAAAGAACTGAATGGCAATTTCAGGGAATACTTAAAGAGTTTAAAACTTTAG
- a CDS encoding GIY-YIG nuclease family protein: protein MKREYNFYVYIMASLSGTLYVGFTNDLLRRTSEHKNGEIKGFTQKYFCNKLVYYEQYNDVYTAMNREKEIKKWRREKKQNLIKTVNPHWNDLYKELTN, encoded by the coding sequence GTGAAAAGAGAATATAATTTTTATGTTTATATAATGGCAAGTTTGAGCGGAACACTTTATGTAGGTTTTACAAATGATTTATTAAGAAGAACTTCAGAACATAAAAATGGAGAAATTAAAGGTTTTACTCAGAAATATTTTTGCAATAAACTCGTTTATTACGAGCAATATAATGATGTTTACACGGCAATGAACAGAGAAAAAGAAATTAAGAAGTGGAGAAGAGAAAAAAAGCAAAATTTAATTAAAACTGTCAATCCACATTGGAATGATTTATATAAAGAGTTAACAAATTAA
- a CDS encoding DUF5667 domain-containing protein, with protein sequence MTNNDLINKIKRLEAHEPSESWLRSNREFIFKYIDLDDKKESVAQTGFAFGVSAIRSRISFALSIFSNRMLTGAVSLAAVFILVGSFAAGEAEGSLPGDRLYAVKTFMEKAQLAFAFNDEKRVALNFELTEKRLDEFSAVASQKDENSSEVKTAADNLKNQLKVAAQELNSAKTNSSAETAVSVAKIADTKTTAYAKKLNEVKKELSSNKNEQLNEVATNIEELNNSALAVLATNSKIGDLNTEEIAAKLKEKIVLAEVKIDETQKKVSLYEAEIKKSNLENKEAVESLALSVKLITEARAVLGEAQLSFKAGNFSKTWDLLVKAGNIAIVAEDVGNRVAVVPAISPLPLVSPEPGSTVSSSPAPSVSPSPSASPVPSVTPKPSVAPSPKPSVAPVPAL encoded by the coding sequence ATGACAAATAACGATTTAATAAATAAGATCAAAAGATTGGAAGCTCACGAGCCAAGCGAGTCTTGGCTGAGATCCAATCGCGAATTTATTTTCAAATACATCGATTTGGATGATAAAAAAGAATCAGTTGCTCAAACCGGATTCGCTTTTGGCGTATCCGCTATCAGAAGCCGCATAAGCTTTGCGCTGTCAATATTTTCTAACAGAATGTTGACCGGCGCGGTTAGCTTGGCGGCTGTTTTTATTTTGGTCGGAAGTTTTGCCGCCGGCGAGGCGGAAGGAAGCCTGCCGGGCGACAGATTGTATGCGGTTAAGACTTTTATGGAAAAAGCCCAATTGGCTTTCGCTTTCAACGACGAAAAGCGCGTGGCGCTGAATTTTGAGCTTACCGAGAAGCGCCTGGATGAATTTTCCGCGGTCGCTTCCCAGAAAGATGAAAATTCCAGCGAGGTAAAAACCGCGGCTGATAATCTGAAAAATCAGCTGAAAGTCGCCGCGCAAGAATTGAATAGCGCCAAGACTAATTCCAGCGCCGAAACAGCAGTCTCGGTTGCCAAAATTGCCGATACTAAGACCACTGCTTATGCCAAAAAATTAAATGAAGTCAAGAAAGAATTATCCAGCAATAAAAACGAACAATTGAATGAAGTTGCGACCAATATTGAAGAATTGAATAATAGCGCTTTGGCAGTCCTTGCGACCAATTCAAAAATAGGTGATTTGAATACTGAAGAAATTGCCGCTAAGCTCAAAGAAAAAATAGTTTTGGCTGAGGTAAAAATAGACGAGACTCAGAAAAAAGTTTCTCTTTATGAAGCGGAAATCAAAAAAAGCAATTTAGAGAACAAAGAAGCGGTAGAGAGTTTGGCTTTATCAGTGAAATTAATTACTGAAGCCAGGGCAGTGCTTGGCGAGGCTCAGTTGTCTTTTAAGGCGGGTAATTTTTCCAAAACTTGGGATCTTCTGGTTAAGGCAGGAAATATTGCCATAGTGGCCGAAGATGTCGGCAATCGCGTGGCGGTTGTGCCGGCTATTTCTCCTTTGCCATTGGTTTCGCCTGAACCCGGTTCCACTGTTTCTTCTTCGCCAGCGCCTTCTGTTTCTCCTTCGCCGTCAGCTTCGCCGGTTCCTTCAGTTACGCCCAAGCCTTCAGTCGCGCCAAGCCCCAAGCCGTCAGTCGCGCCTGTACCGGCGCTGTAA
- a CDS encoding glucose-1-phosphate thymidylyltransferase produces MKALIAAGGHGTRLRPLTYTLNKHLIPIANKPMIFYALEKIAETGIKEVGITLNPGDTIFPKAVGDGKRWGVKITYIEQTGGPLGLAHVIRMAEPFLKKDPFVYYLGDNIILSSITGFIKKFEKEKLNCLLALSKVKDPERFGVPEIKDGKILKVEEKPQNPKSDFAVTGIYLYDHNIFDVVKKLKPSVRGELEISDAHTLLIEKGLKVGYSEITGWWKDTGKPYDLLDGNQLILSKMETRISPKAKIEKGVTLQGNIVIGDDSEIRGKTLIRGPVIIGNSTIIQDAYIGPYTSIGNRVEIYSAEIDHSIIFDDVDINTDKRITDSLIGKNAMITPVRETLPGGHKLIIGDNSHVEL; encoded by the coding sequence ATGAAAGCATTGATCGCGGCCGGAGGGCATGGAACTCGCCTTAGGCCTCTTACCTATACATTAAACAAGCATCTTATTCCCATCGCTAACAAGCCGATGATTTTTTATGCGCTGGAAAAAATTGCCGAAACCGGCATCAAAGAAGTCGGCATTACTTTGAATCCCGGGGATACTATTTTCCCCAAAGCGGTGGGCGACGGCAAGAGGTGGGGCGTAAAGATCACTTATATCGAACAAACCGGGGGTCCTTTGGGTTTGGCGCATGTGATAAGAATGGCTGAACCTTTTTTAAAAAAGGACCCCTTTGTTTACTATTTGGGTGATAATATTATCTTAAGCAGTATCACGGGGTTTATTAAAAAATTCGAGAAAGAAAAATTAAATTGCCTTTTGGCGCTGTCAAAAGTCAAAGATCCGGAAAGATTTGGCGTGCCGGAAATAAAAGACGGGAAAATCTTGAAAGTGGAGGAAAAACCGCAAAACCCCAAAAGCGATTTTGCCGTGACAGGCATTTATTTATACGATCATAATATTTTTGATGTTGTTAAGAAATTAAAGCCAAGCGTGAGAGGGGAGCTCGAAATTTCTGACGCGCATACCCTGCTAATAGAGAAAGGCCTGAAAGTCGGATATTCGGAAATAACCGGCTGGTGGAAAGATACGGGCAAGCCCTATGATCTGCTTGATGGCAATCAGTTGATATTGAGCAAGATGGAAACCCGCATCAGCCCAAAGGCAAAAATTGAAAAAGGAGTTACTTTGCAGGGAAATATTGTTATTGGCGATGATTCGGAAATTCGCGGCAAGACTTTGATCCGCGGACCGGTGATCATTGGAAATTCAACGATCATTCAGGATGCGTATATCGGTCCATATACTTCGATTGGCAATAGAGTGGAAATTTATAGCGCCGAAATAGACCACTCGATTATTTTTGATGATGTGGATATCAATACTGATAAGCGGATTACTGATAGTTTGATTGGGAAAAATGCAATGATTACGCCGGTACGCGAAACCCTTCCCGGCGGACACAAATTGATAATCGGCGATAATTCGCATGTGGAACTGTAG
- a CDS encoding HAD family phosphatase, with translation MLIWQKFKFGIFDVDGALFDNMPLCADAFFEIIKNFNFSESLEEMRKIYLETNGMNLNDQFKLFFDKNGVKYDDALITKLNKNFFSLRDNSLEWQNAPLFAGTESLIKTLRANGIKNFVSSGSNTDEVIFRLKKAGILEYFELVLGAEKTPKGLEHYAEFAQYCHENIKNFAAKAFLVSDGPNDMALAQKAGIFAIGITNTVSADKLKSAGANLVIKDFNELL, from the coding sequence ATGTTAATTTGGCAAAAATTTAAGTTCGGGATATTTGACGTTGACGGCGCGCTTTTTGACAATATGCCCCTTTGCGCCGATGCTTTTTTTGAAATTATCAAAAATTTTAATTTTTCAGAATCACTGGAGGAAATGCGGAAAATTTATTTGGAAACCAACGGCATGAATTTGAACGATCAGTTTAAATTATTTTTCGATAAAAATGGCGTAAAATATGACGATGCGCTTATCACGAAACTAAATAAAAATTTTTTCTCCTTGCGCGACAATTCCCTGGAATGGCAAAACGCGCCGCTTTTCGCCGGCACTGAATCTCTTATAAAAACTTTGCGCGCCAATGGGATAAAAAACTTCGTAAGTTCGGGAAGCAATACGGATGAAGTGATTTTTCGGCTGAAAAAAGCGGGAATTCTGGAATATTTTGAATTGGTTTTGGGCGCGGAAAAAACCCCAAAAGGACTGGAACATTACGCGGAATTCGCCCAATATTGCCATGAGAATATCAAAAATTTTGCCGCTAAAGCGTTTCTAGTGAGCGATGGTCCAAATGATATGGCGCTCGCCCAAAAAGCCGGTATTTTCGCGATTGGCATTACCAATACCGTCAGCGCCGATAAATTAAAATCCGCCGGCGCGAATCTGGTAATTAAAGATTTTAATGAATTGTTATAA
- the rfbB gene encoding dTDP-glucose 4,6-dehydratase yields the protein MRLFVTGGAGFIGSNFIRYWLENHSSDHILNFDILTYAGNLASLDDVAKKYKTNYQFIKGDIADFTCVNKAIKAFRPDIIVNFAAESHNSYAILNPTVFFKTNLMGTQTLLEAARTNKVPRFHHISTCEVYGDLPLDSTEKFTEKSSYKPRTPYNASKAASDLAVRAYFETFNLPMTISNCSNNYGPYQFPEKIIPLFATNLLDKKPIPLYRNSQNKREWLHVADHCKAIDLIISKGILGETYNIGSGVEKSIEEIADIILKNLGVPEEMKTYIEDRPGHDRRYLLDSSKIAQELGWKPDISFETGIKQTIDWYKNNREWWQGLIGRSPVKENNWGKIGRNSILR from the coding sequence ATGCGTTTATTCGTCACCGGCGGAGCCGGTTTCATCGGTTCCAATTTCATTCGTTATTGGCTTGAAAATCATTCAAGCGATCACATTCTTAATTTCGACATTTTAACTTACGCGGGCAATCTCGCCAGTTTGGACGATGTCGCGAAGAAATACAAAACCAATTATCAATTTATTAAAGGTGATATTGCCGATTTCACTTGCGTTAATAAAGCAATTAAAGCTTTTCGCCCCGATATAATCGTTAATTTTGCGGCTGAATCGCACAATAGTTACGCCATTTTAAATCCGACCGTATTTTTCAAAACCAATTTGATGGGCACGCAAACATTGCTGGAAGCGGCGAGAACCAATAAAGTTCCCCGATTCCATCATATTTCCACTTGCGAAGTTTACGGAGATCTGCCTTTGGATAGCACGGAAAAATTTACCGAAAAATCGTCTTACAAGCCAAGAACTCCTTATAATGCTTCAAAAGCGGCTTCGGATCTGGCGGTTAGGGCTTATTTTGAGACTTTTAATCTGCCGATGACTATATCCAATTGTTCCAATAATTATGGCCCTTATCAATTTCCGGAGAAGATTATTCCTTTATTCGCCACCAATTTGCTTGATAAAAAGCCGATACCGCTCTACAGAAACAGCCAAAACAAAAGGGAGTGGCTCCACGTGGCGGATCATTGCAAGGCGATCGATCTGATCATCAGCAAAGGAATTCTTGGCGAGACCTATAATATCGGGAGCGGCGTTGAAAAAAGCATTGAAGAAATAGCGGATATTATTCTGAAGAATTTAGGCGTGCCGGAGGAAATGAAAACCTATATCGAGGATCGTCCCGGACACGACCGGCGGTATCTTCTTGATTCTTCAAAAATCGCCCAAGAACTTGGCTGGAAGCCGGATATCTCTTTTGAAACGGGAATTAAACAAACTATAGATTGGTATAAGAATAATCGTGAATGGTGGCAGGGTCTTATAGGAAGAAGTCCGGTAAAAGAGAATAATTGGGGGAAAATTGGGAGAAATAGTATCTTAAGATAA
- a CDS encoding RNA polymerase sigma factor: protein MSIELKYNSTIDSEKPEIHIKPLNINKESFAALYDEHIKSIYRFIYFKVSSKEEAEDLASETFLKAWNYLSKIDNSNKIHNFKAFLYQIANNLVIDFYRKRSLLPISLNDGEWEDANIPDGQLSGIDKIKKDDDVEELRKAFKKIPENYSTVVIWYYLEELEVMEIAKILGKSEGTVRVTIHRALKALKKVLESNLHFESKLNKEMIVPTLEMEPDSEIE, encoded by the coding sequence ATGTCTATCGAACTAAAGTACAATTCAACAATTGACTCTGAAAAACCGGAAATACACATAAAGCCTTTAAATATCAACAAAGAGTCTTTTGCCGCTTTATACGACGAGCACATTAAATCCATTTATCGGTTTATATACTTTAAGGTAAGTTCCAAAGAAGAGGCCGAAGATTTGGCTTCGGAAACATTTCTAAAAGCCTGGAATTATCTTTCAAAGATTGACAATTCGAATAAAATTCACAATTTCAAAGCATTTCTGTATCAAATTGCCAATAATCTGGTTATCGATTTTTATCGGAAAAGATCGCTTCTGCCGATCAGCCTGAATGATGGCGAATGGGAAGACGCGAATATTCCCGATGGGCAATTATCTGGAATTGATAAAATAAAAAAAGACGATGATGTGGAAGAGCTGAGAAAAGCCTTCAAGAAAATCCCGGAAAATTATTCCACCGTGGTGATCTGGTACTATCTGGAAGAATTGGAAGTCATGGAAATCGCCAAAATTTTGGGAAAATCTGAAGGCACAGTGCGTGTCACGATCCATCGGGCGCTCAAAGCTCTGAAAAAAGTATTGGAATCAAATTTGCATTTTGAATCAAAGTTAAATAAAGAAATGATCGTCCCGACATTGGAAATGGAGCCTGATTCGGAAATTGAATAA